From a region of the Triticum aestivum cultivar Chinese Spring chromosome 7D, IWGSC CS RefSeq v2.1, whole genome shotgun sequence genome:
- the LOC123168498 gene encoding probable carboxylesterase 8 translates to MSTIPVAKAVAAPSVQEIKQSREEPMGDLMVADVDAAARPPPSKSDNLFMQIAVHPDGAVTRPVVPTIPASDAGSGAAVFSRDVPLDTSLGTYIRLYLPNPVPSSTKLPVILYFHGGGFVVFNADTAFYHASCEAMAAAVPAIVASLDYRLAPEHRLPAAYDDAVAAVMWLRDVAPQDPWIAEHGDLAWCFVMGSSSGGNMAFNAGVRTKGIDLSPVAVRGLLLHQPYLGGVERTPSEERSEDDFMVPLEANDKLWSLALPLGADRDHEFSNPEKAVAQEAVVGLPRCLVSGSDGDPLIDRQRGFATWLRDSGVEVVAKTDGSGFHAAELFVPEKAEEMFALVRDFVSAGSDA, encoded by the coding sequence ATGTCCACCATCCCAGTCGCCAAAGCTGTAGCCGCACCGAGTGTGCAAGAGATAAAGCAAAGCCGCGAGGAACCCATGGGCGATCTCATGGTCGCGGACGTTGATGCGGCTGCGCGGCCGCCGCCGTCCAAGTCGGACAACCTCTTCATGCAGATCGCCGTCCACCCGGACGGTGCCGTCACGCGGCCCGTCGTCCCCACCATCCCGGCTTCCGACGCCGGCAGCGGGGCGGCCGTCTTCAGCAGGGACGTGCCCCTCGACACCTCTCTTGGCACGTACATCCGGCTATACCTCCCCAACCCCGTCCCGTCGTCGACGAAGCTCCCCGTCATCCTCTACTTCCACGGCGGCGGCTTCGTTGTCTTCAACGCCGACACCGCCTTCTACCACGCCTCctgcgaggccatggcggcggccgtACCGGCCATCGTCGCCTCCCTCGACTACCGCCTCGCACCCGAGCACCGCCTGCCCGCCGCCTATGACGACGCCGTCGCGGCCGTGATGTGGCTCCGTGACGTGGCGCCCCAGGACCCCTGGATCGCCGAGCACGGCGACCTCGCCTGGTGCTTCGTCATGGGCAGCAGCTCCGGCGGGAACATGGCGTTCAACGCCGGCGTCCGGACCAAGGGCATCGATCTGAGCCCCGTCGCGGTGCGCGGGCTCCTGCTGCACCAGCCGTACCTCGGCGGCGTCGAGCGGACGCCGTCCGAGGAGAGGTCGGAGGACGACTTCATGGTGCCGCTGGAGGCCAACGACAAGCTCTGGAGCCTCGCACTGCCGCTGGGCGCGGACCGCGACCACGAGTTCAGCAATCCGGAAAAGGCGGTGGCACAGGAAGCCGTGGTCGGCCTGCCGCGGTGCCTGGTGTCCGGGAGCGACGGCGACCCACTGATCGACAGGCAGAGAGGGTTCGCCACGTGGCTGCGGGACAGTGGCGTGGAGGTCGTCGCCAAGACGGACGGCTCCGGGTTCCACGCTGCGGAGCTCTTCGTGCCAGAGAAGGCCGAGGAGATGTTCGCGCTGGTTCGCGATTTCGTATCCGCTGGCAGCGATGCTTGA